One window of Phalacrocorax carbo chromosome 1, bPhaCar2.1, whole genome shotgun sequence genomic DNA carries:
- the ALG11 gene encoding GDP-Man:Man(3)GlcNAc(2)-PP-Dol alpha-1,2-mannosyltransferase has product MVAGGLYLCGLIRLLRSLLIPALFLSGILCVCLVVLLWGIRLWIQQRKKQLTSAGQDGKRPLLVAFFHPYCNAGGGGERVLWCAIRTLQKKYRNVTCVVYTGDRDATGEEIVEGAFRRFNIKLTHPVKFVFLEKRYLVKASLYPHFTLLGQSLGSVFLAWEALLKCVPDIYIDSMGYAFTLPLFKYLGGCRVGCYVHYPTISTDMLSVVRNQDTRFNNAAFITNNRLFSKFKLVYYYFFAFMYGIVGSCSDVIMVNSSWTLNHILSLWRAGDRTSVVYPPCDVQTFLDIPLEEEESTTKHSIVSISQFRPEKDHPLQIRAFAKLLKAKRLGQQPSLRLILIGGCRNQQDEERVNNLKHLCEELGVSNNVTFRINIPFEELKRHLAEATIGLHTMWNEHFGIGVVECMAAGTVILAHNSGGPKLDIVVPYEGHRTGFLAENEDNYAETMAYILSLSPEKRLEIRENARRSVHRFSDQHFEETFLLSVEPLFK; this is encoded by the exons ATGGTGGCGGGGGGGTTGTACCTGTGCGGGCTGATCAG ATTACTGCGCTCACTGTTAATCCCTGCATTATTTCTGAGTGGAATTTTGTGTGTCTGCTTGGTGGTACTACTGTGGGGAATACGGCTCTGgatacagcaaaggaaaaagcagttgACCTCTGCAGGACAAGATGGGAAGCGGCCATTGCTGGTTGCATTTTTTCACCCATATTGcaatgcaggtggtggaggggaGAGAGTCTTGTGGTGTGCCATAAGAACGCTCCAGAAAAA GTACAGAAATGTAACATGTGTTGTTTACACTGGTGATAGAGATGCCACTGGAGAAGAAATAGTAGAAGGCGCTTTCAGAAGATTCAACATTAAATTAACTCATCCTGTGAAGTTTGTATTTCTAGAAAAACGCTACCTTGTGAAAGCTTCCCTTTACCCTCACTTCACTTTGCTGGGACAGAGTTTAGGATCAGTGTTTCTTGCCTGGGAAGCTCTCCTAAAGTGTGTTCCTGATATTTATATTGACTCAATGGGTTATGCCTTTACACTTcccctttttaaatatttaggaGGTTGTCGCGTTGGATGCTATGTCCATTATCCCACTATCAGCACTGATATGCTCTCTGTCGTTAGGAATCAGGATACCAGGTTTAACAATGCAGCCTTCATTACAAACAATCGTCTTTTCAGCAAATTTAAACTTGTCTACTACTACTTCTTTGCTTTCATGTACGGAATTGTTGGTTCCTGCAGCGATGTGATTATGGTTAATTCTTCTTGGACACTAAATCACATCCTTTCCCTCTGGAGAGCTGGGGATCGCACTAGCGTTGTGTACCCACCATGTGATGTTCAGACCTTCCTGGATATTCCactggaagaggaagagagcaCCACCAAACATTCCATTGTTTCCATCAGCCAGTTCAGGCCTGAAAAAGATCATCCTTTGCAAATCAGAGCCTTTGCTAAATTGCTGAAGGCAAAGAGACTGGGGCAGCAGCCATCGCTGAGACTAATCTTAATTGGAGGCTGTCGTAACCAGCAAGATGAAGAGCGTGTAAATAACCTTAAACATCTTTGTGAAGAGCTGGGAGTTAGTAACAATGTGACGTTCAGAATAAACATTCCCTTTGAGGAGCTAAAGAGGCACCTGGCCGAGGCCACCATCGGCCTGCATACGATGTGGAATGAGCACTTCGGGATCG GAGTAGTTGAATGTATGGCAGCTGGCACAGTTATCCTGGCTCACAATTCTGGAGGCCCCAAATTAGATATTGTGGTACCCTATGAAGGACATCGTACGGGCTTCCTAGCAGAAAACGAGGACAATTATGCTGAGACAATGGCTTATATCCTTTCTTTGTCCCCTGAAAAAAGGTTAGAGATCAGAGAAAATGCTCGTCGGTCTGTGCATAGGTTTTCTGACCAGCATTTTGAAGAGACATTCCTGTTATCTGTGGAGCCATTATTCAAATAa
- the NEK5 gene encoding serine/threonine-protein kinase Nek5, with amino-acid sequence MDKYQIIKKIGEGSFGKIFLAKGKVDNEQCVIKEINLTKMPVKEKEASQKEVILLAKMKHANIVTFYASLQEKDKLYIVMEYCDGGDLMKRINMQHGVLFDEDQILTWFVQISLGLKHIHDKKILHRDVKAQNIFLSNNGKVAKLGDFGIARQLNSTMEFAHTCVGTPYYLSPEICENRPYNNKTDIWSLGCVLYELCALKHPFEGNSLHQLVLKICRGHFHPVSPNYSYDLRILISQLFKISPKDRPSINSILRKPFLQKLVLTYLPSEVKLSHTVIHGKSPSASQPGAKLIPADELQKRRVQDQVSSESGMVVPVKKQELFQRNDWKPPSRGQRPIFQPQSSGFKMAEKPESIRVHGHYGHYYDKLDNLQRKANAHYDLSPISQRVEEYYKLKGQVAPPPPPPDWPSEYLQRRFEAQQYKIKVEKQLGLRPSSADPYHDQIQHQKIKEEHLRNNQQDMYRKNEMKEQEYLKQLQKIREEYHSDMRAFKFRAGVLQDMEENLKQVRLQDRQDQKNLEKKHNRKGGVKFEINLDVCVPEEESIQEAEVLDKVSETLTFVDDENLKEELVEVYEDHMDRALEEFSGYQTESNDIGDTKENRKHWQAGAPQTLLNFLANADVTSVCPTLAENELADSDVLPENIPENRKQWKQTPPRTLLNILAKAELSNDSLIQLEEEIEGRLTMLLPKENKEDNSETYSTVAVAEGRLEPRSDDEDTNFEDSEDELRHELEESLGTVATVESPILSINKGQTDEEKMSLPHRLLGKSDDDLENNCGLFGVDTHTVKGKQEVRAT; translated from the exons ATGGATAAAtatcaaataattaaaaaaattggagAAGGATCTTTTGGCAAAATATTCTTGGCAAAAGGGAAAGTGGATAATGAACAGTGTGTTATCAAAGAGATTAATTTAACTAAg AtgcctgtgaaagaaaaagaagcctcTCAGAAAGAAGTCATTCTTCTCGCCAAGATGAAGCATGCAAATATTGTAACCTTCTATGCTTCTTTGCAAG aaaaggaCAAGCTATATATTGTAATGGAATACTGTGATGGTGGAGATTTAATGAAGCGGATAAATATGCAGCATGGAGTTCTGTTTGACGAGGACCAG ATTCTGACTTGGTTTGTGCAGATCTCCTTGGGCTTGAAGCATATTCACGACAAGAAGATTTTACACAGAGATGTAAAAGCACAG AACATTTTTCTTAGCAATAATGGAAAGGTAGCAAAGCTTGGAGACTTTGGCATAGCAAGACAGTTGAACAG CACTATGGAGTTTGCCCATACTTGTGTAGGGACCCCGTATTATCTGTCACCTGAGATCTGTGAAAATCGACCATATAACAATAAAAC agatATTTGGTCTCTTGGCTGTGTGCTTTATGAGCTATGTGCGCTAAAGCATCCT TTTGAAGGCAATAGTTTGCACCAGCTGGTGCTGAAGATCTGCAGAGGACATTTTCACCCAGTGTCTCCCAACTATTCATATGACCTGAGGATATTGATTTCTCAGTTGTTTAAAATATCTCCAAAAGACAGACCGTCTATCAACTCTATTCTAAGGAAGCCCTTTTTGCAGAAGCTTGTTCTCACATATTTGCCCTCTGAGGTAA AACTCAGTCACACTGTGATACATGGAAAAAGTCCTTCAGCATCACAGCCTGGAGCCAAGCTGATACCAG CAGATGAACTTCAAAAAAGGAGAGTCCAGGACCAAGTTTCTTCAGAATCTGGAATGGTGGTGCCTGTCAAGAAACAGGAATTATTTCAACGAAATGATTGGAAACCTCCTTCAAGAGGCCAACGGCCTATTTTTCAG CCACAGAGCTCTGGATTTAAGATGGCAGAAAAGCCAGAAAGTATTAGAGTACATGGCCATTATGGTCATTACTATGATAAGCTTGACAACTTGCAGAGGAAAGCTAATGCACATTATGACCTTTCTCCTATAAGCCAAAGAGTTGAGGAATACTATAAACTAAAAGGACAAGTTGCACCTCCACCCCCACCACCTGACTG GCCTTCAGAATATCTTCAAAGGCGTTTTGAAGCCCAACAGTACAAGATTAAAGTGGAAAAACAGCTG GGACTGCGACCATCCTCTGCTGACCCATATCATGACCAAATACAGcatcagaaaataaaggaagagcATCTCAGAAACAATCAGCAGGACATGTATAGGaagaatgaaatgaaagaacag GAATACCTGAAACAATTGCAGAAAATTCGGGAAGAGTACCACAGCGATATGAGAGCATTCAAATTTAGAGCAGGAGTACTCCAG gaCATGGAAGAAAACCTTAAACAAGTCAGACTCCAGGATAGGCAAGACCAAAAAAacttagaaaagaaacataacAGAAAG GGAGGAGTAaagtttgaaattaatttagatGTATGTGTTCCTGAGGAAGAGAGCATTCAAGAAGCAGAG GTACTAGATAAAGTCAGTGAGACTTTAACTTTCGTGGATGATGAGAATCTTAAGGAGGAATTGGTGGAAGTTTATGAAGATCATATGGACAGAGCTTTGGAAGAATTTTCTGGATACCAAACAG AGTCCAATGATATTGGTGAtaccaaagaaaacagaaaacattggCAAGCTGGAGCCCCTCAAACACTACTGAATTTTTTAGCAAATGCTGATGTTACTTCAGTATGTCCTACTTTGGCCGAGAATGAACTTG CTGACAGTGATGTTCTGCCTGAAAACATCCCAGAAAACAGGAAGCAGTGGAAACAAACGCCACCAAGGACACTCCTGAACATCTtagcaaaagcagagctgtcTAATGACTCCCTCATCCAGCTTGAAGAGGAAATAG aAGGGAGATTAACTATGTtgcttccaaaagaaaacaaggaagatAATTCAGAAACATACTCCActgttgctgttgctgaaggCAGACTTGAGCCAAGATCAGATGATGAAGACAC aaATTTTGAAGACTCTGAAGATGAACTGAGACATGAGCTGGAGGAGTCTCTGGGAACAGTGGCAACTGTGGAGTCTCCCATCCTTTCAATAAATAAAGGTcaaacagatgaagaaaagatGAGTCTACCCCACAGACTACTTGGAAAATCTGATGATGATTTAGAAAATAACTGTGGGTTATTTGGTGTTGACACACATACTGTAAAAGGCAAGCAGGAAGTACGGGCCACCTAG